Genomic segment of Arachis stenosperma cultivar V10309 chromosome 4, arast.V10309.gnm1.PFL2, whole genome shotgun sequence:
CGAATTTCAAGCCTGGGGATTACATTTCTGGATTTACGGGCTGGGAGGAGTATAGTTTGATCCAAAAAACTGAGCAGTTGAGAAAAGTCCAACCAGATGATCACATTCCTCTCTCCTTCCATATCGGTCTTCTTGGTATTGTCACACTTTATCTGCTTCacattatttatttctttctagTGTCTTCTATCTTGGATGCTTTCTCTTCTCTTGTGTATGGCTGcgtttgtttgtttttaaaataGGATAAGACAAGACACTGAGAACATGACTAACGGAGagaaatacaaaattttgtgttgtattctgtttggtgataaactagaacaaattatgaaaattaaattaaattttattttttttcattcaaaaaatttgagatgaaaaatataataataaaaaatataattatgaaaaattaacaagaataatgaaaaaaaataaaaaataatttgtgtcCTTTGTTAATGTCTCCGTGTCCTTTCTGTCAGGATGaacacaaaatatactaattcaATGTCTCTGGACACATTATCTCTATCTATGTCTCCTTTGCCAAATACGATTTTGTGTCTCAGTGTTCTGTCTCTTTAAACAAACGCAGTCTATAGGACAATCGTTGAGGTTCCTGTTTCAAAACTATAGTTAGGGAATAAAATTGTTGAGGAATTAGCTTCCTTTGAGTTCTGAAACCACCTTGTATATCATCTGGCTATAGTATACTGGAGTTGTGTTTTTCCTTCATTCTGATTTATTTATGGCAATGAAATCAAATTTTGCAGGAATGCCAGGGTTTACTGCTTATGCAGGATTTTACGAGGTGTGCACGCCGCAGAAAGGAGAATATGTTTTTGTATCAGCTGCATCAGGTGCTGTAGGGCAGCTAGTAGGCCAACTTGCCAAGCTTCATGGCTGCTATGTAGTTGGAAGTGCTGGCTCAAAGGAAAAGGTAAGGTATTATTTTTAGCATAATCATTGatgcatacatatatattattgctccaaaatcagccaccagtataaaatacatgttgtAATATAAATAcgcattgaaaataaattagaccacacatgtatttatacacaaatacattggtgattgattttggtaaatagtatttttgataTACTATATATAGTTTAGTTGAGTTGCTCTTTGAATCTGTAATTAGGTTGACCTCCTAAAGAACAAGCTTGGATTCGACGAAGCTTTTAACTACAAGGAAGAATCGGACCTGAATGCAGCTCTACAAAGGTAGGCATGAGTCATTTGTGTTAACAGAGTGATATATGGTGGAGGTGATTATGAAAACTTGCATTGGTGGTGGGTGAATTGACAGGTATTTTCCGCAAGGAATTGACATATACTTTGACAATGTGGGTGGGGAAATGCTTGATGCTGCACTACTCAACATGAGGATTCATGGTAGGATTGCAGTTTGTGGGATGGTGTCTCAGCAGAGCCTTTCTAAGCCCAAAGGGATTTACAACTTAATGAATCTTATAATAAAGCGCATCAAGATGCAGGGGTTTTTGCAGAGCGATTACTTGCACTTGTATCCGCGCTTCTTGGAAGAAGTTTCCAGATACTACAAGGAAGGAAAGATTGTTTACATTGAAGACATGAATGAAGGCTTGGAAAGTGCTCCATCCGCTTTTGTTGGACTTTTCCTTGGCAAGAATGTTGGCAAACAAGTCATTCGTGTCGCCCATGAATGAATGATCACTTTTCATGCTTACTATGTtgtaatcatatatatatattcattgaAAATTTGTTGG
This window contains:
- the LOC130973017 gene encoding 2-alkenal reductase (NADP(+)-dependent); translation: MSEEAVVMENKQVIFKGYIDGVPHETDMELKVSKIDLSKVQGSGSGSGSILVKNLYLSCDPYMRGRMRDFRESYIPPFVPGQALEGFGVCKVIHSDNPNFKPGDYISGFTGWEEYSLIQKTEQLRKVQPDDHIPLSFHIGLLGMPGFTAYAGFYEVCTPQKGEYVFVSAASGAVGQLVGQLAKLHGCYVVGSAGSKEKVDLLKNKLGFDEAFNYKEESDLNAALQRYFPQGIDIYFDNVGGEMLDAALLNMRIHGRIAVCGMVSQQSLSKPKGIYNLMNLIIKRIKMQGFLQSDYLHLYPRFLEEVSRYYKEGKIVYIEDMNEGLESAPSAFVGLFLGKNVGKQVIRVAHE